The Methylomicrobium agile genome has a segment encoding these proteins:
- the rsmB gene encoding 16S rRNA (cytosine(967)-C(5))-methyltransferase RsmB — protein sequence MNLRLLAAKVLTRVVVDGQSLTVALEQVLQTVESPQDRALVQALCYGVCRQYHRLDFILSQLLDRPLKDIHIRLLILVGLYQLGFMRIKTHAAVSETVNAAGRKPWAKGLINALLRRYLREREPFEKAADENASASCSHPEWLIAKIRQDWPDEADRCLRENNQPPPFALRVNLARISREAYRELLNAQGLAAELPGFCASALILDQPVPVERLPGFAEGLVSVQDTAAQLAAGLLDVQPGQRVLDLCAAPGGKTAHILEMQPQLKEMVAIDVDANRLRRVEDNLRRLRLEAKTVAGDASHPEDWWDGRQFDRILVDAPCSALGVIRRHPDIKLLRRAGDIEPLAALQRAILDAAWSLLAPGGCLLYATCSVLKEENERRIVDFLAGHPDAIEWPITAEWGAARAAGRQILPGDLAMDGFYYARLRKA from the coding sequence GTGAACTTACGATTGCTTGCAGCCAAAGTGCTGACCCGGGTCGTGGTGGACGGCCAATCCCTGACCGTGGCGCTGGAGCAGGTTCTGCAAACCGTCGAGTCCCCGCAGGATCGGGCCCTGGTGCAGGCCTTGTGCTACGGCGTCTGCCGGCAGTACCACCGGCTCGACTTCATTCTGTCCCAACTTCTCGACAGGCCGCTGAAGGATATTCACATCCGGCTGTTGATTCTCGTGGGGCTTTACCAGCTCGGCTTCATGCGGATCAAAACGCATGCGGCGGTTTCCGAAACGGTGAATGCGGCAGGACGCAAACCCTGGGCGAAAGGCTTGATCAACGCGCTGTTGCGGCGTTATCTCCGGGAACGGGAACCGTTCGAAAAAGCGGCCGACGAGAATGCTTCGGCAAGCTGTAGCCATCCCGAATGGCTGATCGCGAAAATCCGCCAGGATTGGCCAGATGAAGCCGATCGCTGCCTGCGGGAAAACAACCAGCCGCCGCCTTTCGCATTGCGCGTCAATTTGGCCCGGATTTCCAGGGAAGCCTATCGTGAATTATTGAACGCGCAAGGCCTCGCCGCCGAGCTGCCCGGTTTTTGCGCTTCCGCGCTGATCCTCGACCAGCCGGTGCCGGTCGAGAGGCTGCCGGGGTTTGCCGAAGGCCTGGTTTCGGTTCAGGATACCGCCGCCCAACTGGCCGCCGGCCTGCTCGACGTACAACCGGGGCAGCGGGTGCTCGACCTGTGCGCGGCGCCGGGCGGGAAAACCGCGCACATTCTCGAGATGCAGCCGCAACTGAAAGAAATGGTTGCGATCGATGTCGACGCAAACCGGCTGCGCCGCGTGGAGGACAATTTACGGCGCCTCAGGCTGGAGGCCAAGACGGTAGCCGGCGATGCTTCGCATCCGGAAGACTGGTGGGACGGGCGGCAGTTCGACCGGATTCTGGTCGATGCGCCGTGTTCGGCGCTCGGCGTGATTCGCCGCCATCCCGACATCAAACTGCTGCGCCGCGCCGGTGATATCGAACCGCTTGCCGCGCTGCAACGCGCGATCCTGGACGCGGCCTGGAGCCTGCTGGCGCCGGGGGGATGCCTGCTGTACGCCACCTGCTCGGTGTTGAAGGAAGAGAACGAGCGTCGAATTGTAGACTTTCTGGCCGGCCATCCCGACGCGATCGAATGGCCGATCACGGCGGAATGGGGTGCCGCGCGCGCGGCAGGGCGGCAGATTCTGCCCGGCGACCTGGCGATGGACGGTTTTTATTATGCCCGCCTCCGCAAAGCGTAA